One genomic segment of Hordeum vulgare subsp. vulgare chromosome 2H, MorexV3_pseudomolecules_assembly, whole genome shotgun sequence includes these proteins:
- the LOC123424457 gene encoding uncharacterized protein LOC123424457 has translation MEEGMRVAVVGAGVSGLAAAHELARGAARVTVYEAEEALGGHARTADVDGVHLDLGFMVFNRVTYPNMLEWFEELGVEMEISDMSLSVSTQLSGGGRCEWGSRNGLSGLLAQKSNAVRPAFWHMIREILKFKEDALKYLEDHESNPDLDRHETLGQFIKTHGYSQLFQEAYLIPICASIWSCPSQGVLGFSAFFVLSFCRNHHLLQIFGRPQWLTVKGRSHTYVNKVREELESMGCQIKTSCQVKSVSSFDGGYKVLEVGGSEEVYDKIIFGAHAPDVLRMLGGEATHEELRILGAFQYVHSDIYLHRDDTLMPQNPSAWSAWNFLGTTSSGVSVTYWLNLLQNIESTGRPFLVTLNPPHVPDHVLLKWNTGHPVPSVAAAKASLELQQIQGNRGIWFCGAYQGYGFHEDGHKAGKSAAQGLLGQKSSLLLNPKQMVPSWTETGARLLVTRFLNQYVTIGNMTILEEGGTMFSFGEVDKKCLVKTVLRVHDPLFYWKVATEADLGMADAYINGYFSFVDKREGLLNLFLILIANRDAQKSSNSSASKRGWWTPMLLTAGIASAKYFLRHISRKNTVTQTRRNISQHYDLSNDFFSLFLDPSMTYSCAVFKVEDESLEVAQQRKVNLLIKKAKVERNHHVLEIGSGWGSLAMQVVKQTGCKYTGITLSEEQLKYAEMKVKEAGLEDRITFLLCDYRQIPSRSKYDRIISCEMIEGVGHEFMDDFFGCCESLLAPDGLFVLQFISIPEERYEEYRRSSDFIKEYIFPGGCLPSLARITSAMSAASRLCIEQVENIGYHYYPTLIRWRDNFMANKDAILALGFDDKFIRVWEYYFIYCAAGFKSRTLGTYQIVFSRPGNDKLANTDNPFASLPAA, from the exons ATGGAGGAGGGGATGCGGGTGGCGGTGGTCGGCGCCGGCGTCAGCGGCCTGGCGGCGGCGCACGAGCTGGCCAGGGGCGCGGCGCGCGTGACGGTGTACGAGGCGGAGGAGGCGCTCGGCGGCCACGCCCGGACCGCCGACGTCGACGGCGTCCACCTCGACCTCGGCTTCATGGTCTTCAACCGG GTGACATATCCAAACATGCTGGAATGGTTTGAAGAACTTGGCGTGGAGATGGAGATATCAGACATGTCGCTCTCGGTGAGCACGCAGCTCTCCGGGGGCGGCAGGTGCGAGTGGGGCAGCCGGAACGGCCTCTCAGGCCTCCTGGCACAGAAGAGCAATGCCGTCCGCCCCGCCTTCTGGCACATGATCCGTGAGATCCTCAAGTTCAAGGAGGATGCTCTCAAGTACTTGGAGGATCATGAGAGCAACCCTGACCTGGACCGGCACGAGACTCTCGGGCAGTTCATCAAGACCCATGGGTACTCCCAGCTCTTCCAGGAGGCTTACCTGATCCCAATCTGTGCGAGCATATGGTCATGCCCGTCGCAGGGTGTGCTCGGCTTCTCCGCTTTCTTCGTCCTCTCCTTCTGCCGCAACCATCACCTCCTTCAGATCTTTGGTCGGCCCCAATGGCTCACCGTCAAAGGGCGTTCGCATACATATGTAAACAAG GTAAGGGAGGAACTGGAGAGCATGGGTTGTCAGATTAAGACTAGCTGCCAAGTCAAATCAGTTTCAAGCTTCGACGGAG GATACAAAGTCTTGGAGGTCGGTGGCTCGGAGGAGGTGTACGACAAGATCATATTTGGTGCTCATGCACCTGATGTTCTGAGAATGCTAGGGGGTGAAGCAACACACGAGGAGTTGAGAATTCTGGGTGCGTTCCAGTATGTCCACAG TGACATATACCTCCATCGCGACGACACTTTGATGCCACAGAACCCGTCCGCATGGAGCGCCTGGAATTTTCTGGGGACAACAAGCAGCGGCGTCTCTGTTACCTATTGGCTAAATCTGCTCCAG AACATCGAATCTACCGGCAGGCCTTTCCTGGTGACACTGAACCCACCTCATGTACCGGATCATGTACTGCTCAAATGGAACACAGGCCATCCTGTTCCATCCGTCGCTGCTGCAAAGGCTTCATTGGAGCTTCAGCAGATCCAAGGAAACAGGGGAATATGGTTCTGCGGGGCATATCAAG GTTATGGCTTCCATGAAGATGGCCATAAG GCTGGGAAGTCTGCAGCTCAAGGTTTGCTTGGGCAGAAAAGCAGCCTTCTTCTGAACCCAAAACAGATGGTCCCATCATGGACGGAAACTGGGGCTCGCCTTCTGGTAACAAGGTTTCTCAACCAATATGTAACCATCGGTAACATGAC CATTCTTGAAGAAGGTGGCACTATGTTCAGTTTTGGTGAAGTAGACAAAAAATGCCTTGTCAAAACTGTCTTGCGAGTTCATGACCCTCTCTTCTACTGGAAG GTCGCAACCGAAGCGGATCTTGGTATGGCAGATGCATATATTAAtggttatttttcttttgttgataaaaGAGAAGGCCTCCTGAATCTTTTCCTG ATTCTCATTGCTAACAGGGATGCTCAGAAGAGCAGTAATAGCTCTGCCAGTAAAAG GGGTTGGTGGACACCCATGCTTTTGACAGCTGGGATTGCATCGGCAAAATATTTCCTGCGCCACATCTCAAGGAAGAATACTGTCACGCAAACTCGCCGAAACATCTCTCAGCACTATGACCTG AGTAATGATTTCTTCTCACTTTTCCTGGATCCATCGATGACTTACTCTTGTGCAGTATTCAAG GTTGAAGATGAAAGCCTAGAAGTAGCCCAGCAACGTAAAGTTAATCTACTAATCAAGAAG GCTAAAGTGGAGCGAAATCATCATGTTCTTGAAATCGGTAGTGGTTGGGGCAGCTTGGCtatgcaagtggtgaagcaaactggATGCAAATATACAGGGATTACACTATCTGAGGAGCAACTTAAATACGCTGAAATGAAAGTGAAGGAAGCTGGCTTGGAG GATCGTATAACTTTCCTGTTGTGTGACTACCGTCAAATACCAAGTCGGAGTAAGTACGACAGGATCATATCATG CGAAATGATTGAAGGGGTCGGTCATgaattcatggacgatttctttgGCTGTTGCGAGTCTCTATTGGCTCCAGATGGTCTATTTGTTCTCCAG TTCATATCAATTCCAGAAGAACGGTATGAGGAATACAGGAGAAGTTCAGACTTCATAAAGGAATACATCTTTCCAGGGGGTTGCCTTCCTTCCTTGGCCCGGATCACCTCTGCCATGTCCGCTGCGTCCAGGCTCTG CATCGAGCAGGTTGAGAACATCGGATACCATTACTACCCGACGCTGATACGCTGGAGGGATAACTTTATGGCCAACAAAGA TGCGATTTTGGCTCTGGGATTTGACGACAAATTCATTCGTGTATGGGAGTATTATTTCATATACTGCGCGGCCGGTTTCAAGTCACGGACGCTTGGAACTTACCAG ATTGTATTTTCGCGACCTGGCAATGACAAGTTAGCCAACACCGATAACCCCTTCGCAAGTCTTCCTGCAGCCTAG